In Arthrobacter sp. MN05-02, one genomic interval encodes:
- the ispH gene encoding 4-hydroxy-3-methylbut-2-enyl diphosphate reductase → MTSTTVQVPMPTIPRRRRSPEDVLAAAPVPGEKKVLLAAPRGYCAGVDRAVIAVEKALEHYGPPVYVRKQIVHNLHVVSTLEAKGAIFVDETDEVPEGALVVFSAHGVSPAVVQSAEDRGLRTIDATCPLVTKVHKEAQRFARDDFDILLIGHEGHEEVEGTAGEAPDHIQIVNGPEDVDKVQVRDPERLIWLSQTTLSVDETMLTVNLLKERFPTLQDPPSDDICYATSNRQAAIKKIAPQTDLVIVVGSANSSNSVRLVEVALEYGAKAAYRVDFANEVNESWFEGVATVGISSGASVPENLVQDVLRLLAEYGYGEVEEVVTAQEDIIFSLPKEIRAALKAMGDPSRGRGGRGQRQDRTSLN, encoded by the coding sequence ATGACCAGTACCACCGTTCAGGTCCCCATGCCCACCATCCCGCGCAGGCGTCGCTCCCCGGAGGACGTCCTCGCAGCCGCGCCGGTGCCAGGGGAGAAGAAGGTACTGCTCGCAGCCCCCCGGGGTTACTGCGCCGGAGTGGACCGCGCGGTCATCGCCGTCGAGAAGGCCCTGGAGCACTACGGACCCCCGGTGTACGTGCGGAAGCAGATCGTGCACAACCTGCATGTCGTGTCCACGCTCGAGGCGAAGGGGGCCATCTTCGTCGACGAGACGGACGAGGTACCGGAGGGCGCGCTGGTCGTCTTCTCCGCCCACGGGGTCTCTCCCGCCGTCGTCCAGTCCGCCGAGGACAGGGGTCTCCGGACGATCGACGCCACCTGCCCGCTGGTCACCAAGGTGCACAAGGAGGCCCAGCGTTTCGCGCGCGACGACTTCGACATTCTCCTGATCGGCCACGAGGGCCATGAGGAAGTCGAGGGCACGGCCGGCGAGGCGCCCGACCACATCCAGATCGTCAACGGGCCGGAGGACGTCGACAAGGTCCAGGTGCGCGATCCGGAACGGCTCATCTGGCTCTCGCAGACCACACTGAGCGTCGACGAGACCATGCTGACCGTGAACCTGCTCAAGGAGCGCTTCCCGACGCTGCAGGACCCTCCCAGCGACGACATCTGCTACGCCACGTCCAACCGTCAGGCGGCCATCAAGAAGATCGCGCCGCAGACGGATCTCGTCATCGTGGTCGGATCGGCCAATTCCTCGAACTCCGTGCGACTGGTGGAAGTGGCGCTCGAGTACGGCGCGAAGGCGGCGTACCGCGTCGACTTCGCCAACGAGGTGAACGAGTCCTGGTTCGAGGGCGTGGCCACCGTCGGGATCTCGTCCGGGGCCTCCGTCCCGGAGAACCTCGTGCAGGACGTACTGAGGCTGCTCGCCGAGTACGGCTACGGCGAGGTCGAGGAGGTCGTGACGGCCCAGGAGGACATCATCTTCTCGCTGCCCAAGGAGATCCGCGCCGCACTGAAGGCGATGGGTGATCCGTCCCGAGGTCGCGGCGGGCGGGGCCAGCGGCAGGATCGAACGTCCCTCAACTGA
- the xseA gene encoding exodeoxyribonuclease 7 large subunit, whose product MPATAAETSPESPWPLHLLSEKLKAHIERAPAAWVEGQVIELNRRASMCYITLRDVDSEVSLSLSVYGTVMDRVSMPLDRGSRVVARLKPDFWVKTGRLSMQTIDIRPVGIGDLLARIERLRQALAAEGLFAPARKKQLPLLPHRIGLITGRDSDAMKDVMRNAALRWPAVEFEVREVAVQGVSSVAQVSAALTELDAHPRVDVIIIARGGGALEDLLPFSDESLVRAVAMADTPVVSAIGHEADRPLLDEVADLRASTPTDAAKRVVPDVSEELARIRQARAALERSIRVLVHREAESLANLRSRPSLAKPEGMIDVREADVERLRSRALRSAAAGVERGAVAVHHLRERVRSLSPQRTLDRGYAVVQKEDGHVVRAPEDVPAGEVLRVRVAGGQFGAVAQGTTATRESA is encoded by the coding sequence GTGCCGGCCACGGCGGCCGAGACGTCCCCCGAATCGCCGTGGCCGCTCCACCTGCTGTCGGAGAAGCTCAAGGCCCACATCGAACGGGCGCCGGCGGCCTGGGTCGAAGGGCAGGTCATCGAACTCAACCGCCGCGCGAGCATGTGCTACATCACGCTGCGCGACGTCGATTCGGAGGTGTCCCTCTCCCTGTCGGTCTACGGCACCGTCATGGACCGGGTGTCCATGCCCCTGGACCGCGGCTCCCGCGTCGTGGCGCGCCTCAAGCCCGACTTCTGGGTCAAGACCGGGCGGCTGTCCATGCAGACGATCGACATCCGTCCCGTCGGCATCGGCGATCTCCTGGCACGCATCGAGAGGCTGCGACAGGCGCTCGCCGCGGAAGGGCTGTTCGCGCCGGCCCGCAAGAAGCAGTTGCCGCTCCTGCCCCACCGGATCGGGCTCATCACGGGCCGCGACTCCGATGCCATGAAGGACGTGATGCGCAACGCCGCCCTACGGTGGCCGGCCGTCGAGTTCGAGGTCCGCGAAGTCGCCGTCCAGGGCGTGAGCAGCGTTGCACAGGTCTCCGCGGCCCTCACGGAGCTGGACGCCCACCCCCGGGTCGACGTCATCATCATCGCGCGGGGCGGTGGAGCGTTGGAGGACCTGCTGCCCTTCAGCGACGAGTCGCTGGTCCGCGCGGTCGCGATGGCGGACACCCCTGTCGTCAGCGCCATCGGTCATGAGGCGGATCGGCCGCTCCTCGACGAGGTCGCCGATCTCCGCGCCTCCACGCCCACGGATGCGGCGAAGCGCGTGGTCCCGGACGTGTCCGAGGAACTCGCCAGGATCCGGCAGGCGCGTGCCGCGCTCGAACGCTCCATCCGGGTCCTCGTGCACAGGGAGGCGGAGAGCCTCGCGAACCTCCGTTCCCGGCCGTCCCTGGCGAAACCCGAGGGCATGATCGACGTGCGGGAGGCCGACGTCGAGCGGCTCCGCTCCCGCGCCCTGCGCTCTGCCGCCGCAGGGGTGGAGCGCGGTGCCGTCGCCGTGCACCACCTGCGGGAACGCGTGCGGTCCCTCTCGCCGCAGAGGACCCTCGACCGCGGTTATGCGGTGGTGCAGAAGGAGGACGGACACGTGGTGCGGGCGCCGGAGGACGTACCGGCCGGTGAGGTCCTGCGGGTCCGGGTCGCGGGCGGCCAGTTCGGCGCCGTCGCCCAGGGCACGACCGCCACGCGGGAATCCGCATGA
- the xseB gene encoding exodeoxyribonuclease 7 small subunit — MTNNIQPEQRQAGVGSLSYEQAREELVAVVSRLEAGGVSLEESLALWERGEALADRCEAWLEGAKVRLAAARDKAEGQ; from the coding sequence ATGACCAACAACATCCAGCCCGAGCAGCGACAGGCCGGCGTCGGCTCGCTGTCCTACGAGCAGGCTCGAGAGGAACTCGTCGCCGTCGTCTCGAGGCTCGAAGCCGGAGGTGTGAGCCTCGAGGAATCGCTGGCGCTGTGGGAGCGCGGTGAGGCCCTGGCCGATCGTTGCGAGGCGTGGCTCGAAGGGGCGAAGGTGCGGCTCGCGGCTGCCCGGGACAAGGCCGAGGGCCAGTAG
- a CDS encoding aminotransferase AlaT produces the protein MPRAGPLLWHPDPMATYKQSEKLRNVLYDIRGPLLEHAMTMEAQGHRILKLNIGNPAPFGFEAPDAILVDMIRNLPEAQGYSDSRGIFSARTAVVQYYQSRGIKTIDVDDVYLGNGVSELITLSMQALLNAGDEVLIPTPDYPLWTASVALASGTPVHYLCDEDNHWWPDLEDMASKITPNTRGIVLINPNNPTGSVYPRPVLEGIVRLAREHGLILFADEIYEKILYDDAVHINAASVAGDDVLCLTFSGLSKAYRIAGFRSGWMAISGPKRDAANYIEGINLLANMRLCANVPAQHAIQTALGGYQSINDLILPGGRLKQQRDKAAQLLNAIDGVSCEVAQGALYLFPKLDPEVYPIKDDEKFALDLLKQQKILISHGRAFNWINPDHFRMVTLPSVEVIEDALGRLAEFLSTYRP, from the coding sequence ATGCCGCGTGCCGGGCCCCTGCTGTGGCATCCTGATCCAATGGCCACCTACAAGCAGTCGGAAAAGCTCCGTAACGTCCTCTACGACATCAGGGGGCCACTGCTCGAACACGCCATGACCATGGAGGCCCAGGGCCACCGCATCCTCAAGCTCAACATCGGCAACCCGGCGCCCTTCGGCTTCGAGGCGCCCGACGCCATCCTCGTGGACATGATCCGCAACCTGCCCGAGGCCCAGGGCTACAGCGATTCACGAGGCATCTTCTCCGCGCGGACCGCCGTCGTGCAGTACTACCAGAGCCGCGGCATCAAGACGATCGACGTCGACGACGTCTACCTCGGCAACGGCGTCAGCGAGCTCATCACGCTCTCCATGCAGGCACTGCTCAACGCCGGCGACGAAGTGCTGATCCCGACACCGGACTACCCGCTCTGGACCGCGTCCGTCGCGCTCGCCAGCGGCACCCCCGTGCACTACCTCTGCGACGAGGACAACCACTGGTGGCCCGACCTCGAGGACATGGCCTCGAAGATCACGCCCAACACCAGGGGCATCGTCCTCATCAATCCGAACAACCCGACGGGTTCGGTCTACCCACGGCCCGTCCTCGAGGGGATCGTGCGTCTGGCACGCGAGCACGGGCTCATCCTGTTCGCCGACGAGATCTACGAGAAGATCCTCTACGACGACGCCGTCCACATCAACGCGGCATCGGTCGCGGGCGACGACGTCCTGTGCCTGACCTTCAGCGGCCTCTCGAAGGCGTACCGTATCGCCGGCTTCCGCAGCGGCTGGATGGCCATCTCCGGACCGAAGCGCGACGCCGCGAACTACATCGAGGGCATCAACCTGCTGGCCAACATGCGGCTGTGCGCGAATGTCCCCGCGCAGCACGCGATCCAGACGGCGCTGGGCGGGTACCAGAGCATCAACGACCTGATCCTGCCGGGAGGACGCCTGAAGCAGCAGCGCGACAAGGCCGCGCAGCTGCTCAATGCGATCGACGGCGTGAGCTGCGAAGTGGCCCAGGGTGCCCTGTACCTCTTCCCGAAGCTCGACCCCGAGGTCTATCCGATCAAGGATGACGAGAAGTTCGCCCTCGACCTCCTCAAGCAGCAGAAGATCCTGATCTCGCACGGCAGGGCCTTCAACTGGATCAACCCTGACCACTTCCGCATGGTCACGCTCCCGAGTGTGGAAGTCATCGAGGATGCCCTCGGCAGGCTTGCCGAGTTCCTGTCCACGTACAGGCCCTGA
- the proX gene encoding glycine/betaine ABC transporter substrate-binding protein — MKNLSAQRAGRRALMGLACGLTAALALTACGANSDPQGESEDAASASAGGSVVVGSADFPESQIIAEIYAGALNAAGVEATTQLNIGSREIYYTALEDGSIDIMPEYGGNLLLFADPAATAESAEDIAAALPDALTAKSPDVKLDVLEPSKAEDKDALVVTAATAEKYDLTSIADLAEVCGEITIGAPSTFQERAYGLPGLKAKYNCVPGGFEAINDGGGDITLKALLDDTVQAADIYTTTPSIADNDLVVLEDPENNFIAQQVLPLINTDTVGDEAQTVLNEVSAQLTTEDLLALNREVSGDEKRNPADAAADWLAEKGLAG, encoded by the coding sequence ATGAAGAACCTGTCAGCACAACGCGCCGGACGGCGCGCTTTGATGGGACTGGCTTGCGGCCTGACGGCCGCGCTGGCGTTGACTGCCTGCGGTGCCAACAGCGACCCCCAGGGTGAATCGGAGGACGCAGCGTCCGCGTCCGCCGGCGGTTCCGTCGTCGTCGGTTCCGCTGATTTCCCCGAGAGCCAGATCATCGCCGAGATCTACGCCGGTGCGCTCAACGCGGCCGGTGTCGAGGCGACGACCCAGCTCAACATCGGCTCGCGGGAGATCTACTACACCGCGCTCGAGGACGGCTCGATCGACATCATGCCCGAGTACGGCGGCAACCTGCTGCTGTTCGCCGATCCTGCCGCCACGGCGGAATCCGCCGAGGACATCGCCGCGGCGCTGCCCGATGCGCTCACCGCGAAGTCGCCCGACGTGAAGCTCGATGTCCTCGAGCCCTCGAAGGCCGAGGACAAGGACGCGCTCGTCGTGACGGCCGCCACGGCGGAGAAGTACGACCTGACGTCGATCGCGGACCTCGCCGAGGTGTGTGGTGAGATCACCATCGGCGCACCGAGCACCTTCCAGGAGCGTGCCTACGGCCTGCCCGGCCTGAAGGCGAAGTACAACTGCGTGCCCGGCGGCTTCGAGGCCATCAACGACGGCGGCGGGGACATCACGCTGAAGGCACTGCTCGACGACACGGTGCAGGCCGCGGACATCTACACGACGACGCCGTCCATCGCGGACAACGACCTCGTGGTCCTCGAGGACCCGGAGAACAACTTCATCGCCCAGCAGGTGCTGCCCCTCATCAACACCGACACGGTGGGCGATGAGGCGCAGACCGTCCTCAACGAGGTGTCGGCGCAGCTGACCACCGAGGACCTCCTGGCCCTGAACCGCGAGGTCAGCGGCGACGAGAAGCGCAACCCCGCGGACGCGGCCGCGGACTGGCTCGCGGAGAAGGGGCTCGCGGGCTAG
- the proW gene encoding glycine/betaine ABC transporter permease, giving the protein MDYSSSNLFVQMGEWLTAPANLVGDRGIPTRVVEHLGYTGLTMLIALVIAVPIGLYVGHTGRGRVVIVSGVGILRALPTLGMVFLFVLLAGLGLMPPIWALVLLAVPPLLSGIYAGISSVNSTVVDAARSMGMSELQVLFRVEVPNGLQVILGGVRAAVLQVIATAAVVAFINLGGLGVFLVEGTQLADYGRLFGGAVVITVLAITVDLLLGLLQRFAISPGLRVSGPGRAQGSGRQKAVASAQGGTT; this is encoded by the coding sequence ATGGACTACTCGAGCAGCAACCTCTTCGTGCAGATGGGGGAGTGGCTGACCGCTCCCGCCAACTTGGTGGGCGACCGCGGCATCCCCACCCGCGTCGTCGAGCACCTGGGCTACACCGGACTGACCATGCTGATCGCACTGGTGATCGCGGTGCCGATCGGGCTCTACGTGGGGCACACCGGTCGCGGCCGCGTGGTGATCGTCTCCGGCGTGGGCATCCTCCGCGCCCTGCCGACGCTCGGCATGGTGTTCCTGTTCGTGCTCCTCGCGGGCCTCGGCCTGATGCCGCCCATCTGGGCGCTCGTGCTCCTCGCCGTCCCCCCGCTGCTGAGCGGGATCTATGCGGGCATCTCGTCCGTGAACAGCACCGTGGTGGATGCCGCGCGGAGCATGGGCATGAGCGAACTCCAGGTCCTGTTCAGGGTCGAGGTGCCCAACGGCCTGCAGGTCATCCTCGGTGGAGTCCGTGCAGCGGTGCTGCAGGTCATCGCGACCGCCGCGGTCGTCGCCTTCATCAACCTCGGCGGGCTCGGGGTCTTCCTCGTCGAAGGAACACAGCTCGCGGACTACGGACGTCTCTTCGGCGGTGCCGTCGTCATCACAGTCCTCGCGATCACCGTCGATCTGCTTCTGGGACTGCTGCAGAGATTCGCCATCTCACCGGGACTGCGCGTCTCCGGTCCGGGACGGGCACAAGGATCTGGCCGGCAGAAGGCCGTCGCCAGTGCACAAGGAGGAACAACATGA
- a CDS encoding ABC transporter permease, which translates to MDWFLANLDFVWLHTRLHLFQAIVPLLLGVLAAVPMAQLARLNPVVGSILLTGSSILYTVPSLAMFVFLPVVLGTKVIDPVNVIVALSVYAFSLLVRSTLDALDSIDDDVRQAAVALGYRPVRRFLTVDLPLSLPVLFAGLRVVSVTNISLVSVGALIGVPSLGTLFTDGLFRSFPTEIAVGIGIILLLALVLDHLLVLTERLLTPWTRSASAGGRPAEEIVALEAEVAGA; encoded by the coding sequence GTGGACTGGTTCCTCGCCAACCTGGACTTCGTCTGGCTGCACACGCGCCTCCACCTGTTCCAGGCCATCGTCCCGCTGCTCCTCGGCGTCCTCGCCGCTGTGCCCATGGCGCAGCTGGCCCGGCTCAACCCGGTGGTCGGCTCGATCCTGCTGACCGGCTCGTCGATCCTCTACACCGTCCCGTCACTGGCGATGTTCGTGTTCCTCCCGGTGGTGCTCGGCACCAAGGTGATCGACCCCGTCAACGTCATCGTGGCGCTGTCCGTCTACGCCTTCTCCCTGCTCGTCCGGTCCACGCTCGACGCGCTCGATTCGATCGACGACGACGTACGCCAGGCCGCCGTCGCTCTGGGTTACCGGCCCGTGCGCAGGTTCCTGACCGTGGACCTGCCGCTGTCGCTGCCCGTGCTGTTCGCCGGGTTGCGCGTGGTCTCGGTCACCAACATCTCGCTCGTCAGCGTCGGCGCCCTGATCGGCGTCCCCAGCCTCGGGACCCTGTTCACGGACGGGCTGTTCCGGTCGTTCCCGACCGAGATCGCCGTCGGGATCGGCATCATCCTCCTGCTGGCCCTCGTCCTGGACCACCTCCTCGTCCTCACGGAACGCCTGCTGACCCCGTGGACGCGCAGCGCCTCCGCCGGCGGCAGGCCGGCGGAGGAGATCGTCGCCCTCGAGGCGGAAGTGGCGGGCGCTTGA
- a CDS encoding proline/glycine betaine ABC transporter ATP-binding protein, with translation MTSLEQDAARPMIRFRSVTKTYDGGRPAVADLSLDIDRGRITVFVGPSGCGKTTSLRMINRMVEPTSGQILLDGTDVSQQKAAELRRSMGYVMQSSGLLPHRTVLDNIATVPRLNGVGKAAARKRAAELLDVVGLASELGGRYPGQLSGGQQQRVGVARALAADPPVLLMDEPFSAVDPVVRAELQEELLRLQRDLAKTIVFVTHDIDEATILGDRVAVFAVGGRLAQFATPEEILRAPVDDFVAGFVGRDRGFRHLSFQQGDDVVIHPVETIEVDRLADPTVSVRSPWTLLVDSEGRPHGWVPQATRETITKQAEAVPGGSLYTRGDTLRRALDAALSSPSGLGVTVDDDGRAVGVVRAAEVFELIEAARLDRGRSDHNTAV, from the coding sequence ATGACCTCCCTCGAGCAGGACGCCGCCCGTCCCATGATCCGGTTCCGCAGCGTGACGAAGACGTACGACGGCGGGCGCCCGGCCGTGGCCGACCTCTCCCTGGACATCGACCGCGGCAGGATCACCGTGTTCGTCGGGCCCTCGGGCTGCGGCAAGACGACATCGCTGCGCATGATCAACCGGATGGTGGAGCCCACTTCCGGGCAGATCCTCCTGGACGGCACGGACGTCTCGCAGCAGAAGGCCGCGGAGCTACGACGTTCCATGGGGTACGTCATGCAGTCCTCGGGCCTCCTCCCGCACCGGACCGTGCTCGACAACATCGCGACGGTCCCGCGCCTCAACGGCGTCGGGAAGGCCGCCGCACGCAAGCGGGCCGCCGAACTGCTCGACGTCGTCGGGCTCGCGTCCGAACTGGGCGGCCGGTATCCCGGGCAGCTCTCCGGCGGGCAGCAGCAGCGCGTGGGCGTGGCACGCGCCCTCGCGGCCGATCCGCCCGTCCTCCTCATGGACGAGCCTTTCAGCGCCGTCGACCCGGTGGTCCGGGCCGAACTGCAGGAGGAACTGCTGCGCCTGCAGCGGGACCTCGCGAAGACGATCGTCTTCGTCACCCACGACATCGACGAGGCGACGATCCTCGGCGACAGGGTCGCCGTCTTCGCGGTCGGCGGCCGGCTCGCCCAGTTCGCGACCCCCGAGGAGATCCTCCGCGCCCCGGTGGACGATTTCGTGGCGGGCTTCGTGGGACGTGACCGCGGTTTCCGCCATCTCTCCTTCCAGCAGGGGGACGACGTCGTCATCCACCCGGTCGAGACCATCGAGGTGGACCGCCTCGCGGACCCGACCGTCTCGGTCCGCTCGCCCTGGACGTTGCTCGTCGACTCCGAGGGCCGGCCGCACGGCTGGGTACCGCAAGCCACGCGCGAGACCATCACGAAGCAGGCGGAGGCGGTCCCGGGAGGCTCCCTCTACACGCGTGGCGACACCCTGCGCCGCGCGCTCGACGCCGCCCTGTCCTCGCCGTCGGGCCTCGGCGTGACGGTCGACGACGACGGGCGTGCCGTCGGCGTCGTGCGTGCCGCAGAGGTCTTCGAGCTCATCGAAGCCGCGAGGCTCGACCGGGGCCGCTCCGACCACAACACGGCGGTGTAG
- a CDS encoding hypothetical protein (possible pseudo due to frameshift) yields MIAGTGSVAWGVGEDGREARSGGWGYLLGDEGSGYWVAREAVRRALHRHDVGLEPDALDAAVLTLNGIDTPTELIGLFHSGAGRTYWAAQSRAVFDAARDGSGDASDIIDRAAADLTRLVLDVASVIGVPGPVVLGGGLAMHQPDLQARLRSRLGSEGMTDVVFLEEDPVMGVRFLLRPTAPA; encoded by the coding sequence GTGATCGCCGGCACCGGCTCGGTGGCCTGGGGCGTCGGCGAAGACGGCCGTGAGGCGCGCTCGGGCGGCTGGGGCTACCTCCTGGGCGACGAGGGCAGCGGCTACTGGGTGGCGCGTGAAGCCGTGCGCCGTGCCCTGCACCGGCACGACGTCGGGCTGGAACCCGATGCCCTCGATGCGGCGGTCCTGACGCTCAACGGGATCGACACACCGACGGAACTGATCGGCCTCTTCCACTCGGGAGCCGGCCGGACCTACTGGGCGGCACAGTCCCGGGCCGTATTCGACGCCGCCCGGGACGGTTCCGGGGACGCCTCGGACATCATCGACCGCGCAGCGGCCGACCTCACGCGCCTCGTGCTCGACGTCGCGTCGGTGATCGGCGTACCCGGCCCCGTGGTCCTCGGCGGCGGCCTTGCCATGCACCAGCCGGACCTGCAGGCACGGCTGAGGAGCCGCCTCGGGTCGGAGGGCATGACCGACGTCGTCTTCCTCGAGGAGGATCCGGTCATGGGGGTCCGATTCCTCCTGCGCCCGACTGCGCCGGCCTGA
- a CDS encoding hypothetical protein (possible pseudo due to frameshift): MSTTPVPPRPSSLPEASGPTADGSATGTSTGVVVGLDIGGSKTHGALWRDGALVAEAKAGSANVQNVTPAEAARNLEKLFRDLAPAGDAGTIGRVVAGSGGVDTAADAERLRALIAPHAPSAAVDVIHDTRLILAAGRRCPHRHRRDRRHRLGGLGRRRRRP, encoded by the coding sequence ATGTCCACCACCCCCGTGCCGCCCCGCCCGTCCAGCCTTCCCGAAGCGAGCGGGCCCACTGCGGACGGTAGCGCGACCGGGACGTCGACAGGCGTGGTCGTCGGCCTCGACATCGGCGGTTCCAAGACGCACGGCGCGCTCTGGCGCGACGGTGCCCTCGTGGCCGAGGCCAAGGCGGGAAGCGCCAACGTCCAGAACGTGACCCCGGCGGAGGCGGCCCGGAACCTCGAAAAACTCTTCCGGGACCTCGCGCCCGCCGGGGACGCCGGCACGATCGGGCGCGTCGTCGCCGGCTCCGGGGGAGTGGACACCGCAGCCGACGCCGAGCGGCTCCGCGCCCTGATCGCCCCGCACGCGCCGTCCGCCGCCGTCGACGTCATCCACGACACGCGGCTCATCCTCGCGGCCGGCCGGCGGTGCCCGCACCGGCATCGCCGTGATCGCCGGCACCGGCTCGGTGGCCTGGGGCGTCGGCGAAGACGGCCGTGA
- a CDS encoding MFS transporter has product MSVISELRMKPALVERRSWDASLAARLALAVTVISVLLIGANLATPIYPLIQAELGLTSFAVTVAFASYVVALIGGLVLAGHWSDHIGRRAALVLAVVLGLLGAALFAIATSLPMLAAGRALQGAAVALATGASAAALRDLLPTRPDWASRFTLLASAGGVAAGPVIGGLLSLLPTPTRTPFVLYLVVLASLLVPLVLLRARPAIKPAASDHPLAALRPRRPAVSRDARRSFWTASSIGFLSFAVFGFTLSLAPTWFAGIAGTTSRPLIGLLAALVLGSSAVSQVLSPRGRFVAPVGLAGMALGVGLLPLAETTGSLPLLVGACVVAGFGQGMAFRVVFNEVSVRVDPALHAQTVSAVYVLTYLGRAVPVLGLGAAAGVWGLNPSVTVFALVIATVCALLAVGSLVLRLRATR; this is encoded by the coding sequence ATGAGCGTCATCAGCGAGCTCCGGATGAAGCCGGCCCTGGTCGAGCGACGGAGCTGGGATGCCTCCCTGGCCGCCCGTCTCGCACTCGCGGTGACGGTGATCTCCGTGCTCCTCATCGGGGCGAACCTCGCCACGCCGATCTATCCCCTCATCCAGGCCGAGCTGGGGCTCACGTCCTTCGCGGTCACGGTCGCCTTCGCGTCCTACGTCGTCGCACTGATCGGAGGGCTCGTCCTCGCCGGCCACTGGTCCGACCACATCGGACGGCGGGCGGCCCTCGTCCTCGCCGTCGTCCTCGGGCTGCTGGGCGCGGCGCTGTTCGCGATCGCCACCTCGCTGCCGATGCTCGCTGCGGGGCGCGCGCTGCAGGGCGCTGCCGTCGCGCTCGCCACCGGCGCGAGTGCCGCCGCCCTCCGCGATCTCCTGCCCACCCGGCCCGACTGGGCCTCGCGCTTCACACTGCTCGCCTCCGCCGGGGGAGTTGCCGCCGGCCCCGTGATCGGGGGGCTCCTCTCGCTCCTGCCCACGCCGACGCGCACGCCGTTCGTCCTGTACCTCGTGGTGCTCGCGAGTCTCCTGGTGCCGCTCGTCCTCCTGAGGGCCCGGCCCGCCATCAAGCCGGCCGCGTCGGACCATCCGCTCGCGGCACTGCGGCCGCGCCGGCCGGCGGTGTCGAGGGACGCACGCCGTTCGTTCTGGACCGCATCCTCCATCGGGTTCCTCAGCTTCGCCGTCTTCGGCTTCACGCTGAGCCTCGCCCCCACCTGGTTCGCCGGCATCGCGGGAACGACCTCGCGGCCGCTGATCGGCCTCCTCGCGGCCCTCGTCCTCGGCTCGTCGGCCGTCAGCCAGGTGCTGTCCCCGCGCGGCCGCTTCGTGGCGCCCGTGGGTCTCGCCGGCATGGCGCTCGGCGTCGGTCTCCTGCCCCTGGCCGAGACGACCGGCAGCCTGCCGCTGCTCGTCGGAGCCTGCGTCGTGGCGGGTTTCGGCCAGGGAATGGCCTTCCGGGTGGTCTTCAACGAGGTGTCGGTGCGGGTCGACCCTGCCCTGCACGCCCAGACGGTCAGCGCCGTGTACGTCCTCACCTACCTCGGCAGAGCCGTGCCGGTGCTGGGGCTCGGTGCCGCGGCCGGCGTGTGGGGACTGAACCCCTCCGTCACCGTCTTCGCGCTCGTGATCGCCACGGTCTGTGCGCTGCTCGCCGTGGGCTCACTGGTCCTGCGACTCCGCGCGACGCGGTAG
- a CDS encoding AsnC family transcriptional regulator: MSFVSKLDNLDLRLLLELVRDPRAQVSELSELLGVARNTAQSRIRRLLRAETLRRSGRELDLEALGYDVVAFVTLEVSHRELDAVIAGLRTLNQVLEVHEISGRGDVWCRVAATDTHNLQAALRSVLRIKGVIRTETVLALHEHIPYRTEPLLERLAQRSADT; this comes from the coding sequence GTGAGCTTCGTGAGCAAGCTGGACAACCTCGACCTGCGACTGCTGCTCGAGCTGGTGCGCGACCCCCGCGCGCAGGTGAGCGAGTTGAGCGAACTCCTCGGCGTCGCCCGCAACACCGCGCAGAGCCGCATCCGGCGGCTCCTCCGCGCGGAGACCCTGCGGCGGAGCGGGCGGGAACTGGACCTCGAGGCGCTCGGCTACGACGTCGTCGCATTCGTCACCCTCGAGGTGTCCCACCGCGAGCTCGACGCCGTCATCGCCGGGCTGCGCACCCTCAACCAGGTCCTCGAGGTGCACGAGATCTCGGGCCGGGGGGACGTGTGGTGCAGGGTCGCCGCGACCGACACCCACAACCTGCAGGCCGCCCTGCGCTCGGTGCTGAGGATCAAGGGCGTCATCCGCACCGAGACGGTCCTCGCCCTGCACGAGCACATCCCCTACCGCACCGAGCCACTGCTGGAGCGGCTCGCGCAGCGCTCCGCAGACACCTGA